TGCAGATCACCGCGTAGCGGTGCCGGTCGGCGCCGATGACACGGACCTGGACGCGTTCGACCGAGGAGTCGACGTAGCGGGCGGTGCCGGTGGCGGTCGACTCCTCGCCCAGGGTGTTCCACGGCTCGATGGCGCCGCGCAACTCGATCTCCACGCCGTCGAATACGGCGGTGCCGATCCGGGGGAACCGGAACTCGGTGAACGGGTCCAGCCAGCTGGTCTCGAACGCGATACCTTGGGCGCGCAGGTCCGCCGCCACGTCGGCGATGTCGTGAATGAGGAAGTGCGGCAACAGGTATCGCCCGTGCAGATTGGCGCCGTGCCGGATCAGCGGGGCGCGCAGCGGCTGCTCCCAGAACCACGCCACCAGCGAGCGCACCAGCAGCGACTGCACCATCGCCATCCGCAGGTGCGGCGGCATCTCAAAACCGCGCAGTTCCAGCAGTCCGAGCCGGCCGCGCGCGCCTTCGGGGCTGTAGAGCTTGTCGATGCAGAACTCGGCGCGGTGGGTGTTGCCGGTGACGTCGGTGAGCAGATGGCGCAACGCACGGTCGGTCACCCACGGCTTGGCCGCCCCACCGGCGCTCAGGCGCGCGATCTCCGCGAAGGCGATCTCCAGTTCATAGAGCGCCTCGGCGCGGCCCTCGTCGACCCGGGGCGCCTGTGAGGTGGTTCCGATGAACCGGCCGGCGAACAGGTAGGACAGCGACGGGTGCCGCTGCCAGTAGGTCAGCAGCGATACCAGCAGGTCCGGTCGGCGCAGTAGCGGAGAATCGGCGGGCGTAACCCCGCCCAGGGTGATGTGGTTGCCGCCGCCGGTGCCGCCGTGGGTGCCGTCGATGTCGAACGACTCGGTGGACAGCCGCGCGAGCCGGGCCTGCGCGTACAGGGTTTCCAGTTGCCGGCGCTGCTCGTCGAAGCTGGCGGTCGGTGCGACGTTGACCTCGACGACCCCCGGGTCGGGCGTGATCGTCGTCGACGTCAGGCGCGGGTCCGGCGGCGGGCCGTACCCCTCGATGACCACCGGGGTGTCGACTTTCGCCGCGGCGGACTCGATGCGCGCGATCAGATCGACGAAGTCTTCCAGCGCCTCGGTGGGCGGCATGAACACGTAGAGCACGCCGTCGCGCACCTCGGCGACCAGGGCGGTCGTCGGGGCGTTGTGCGGCTCGACGAGCACCGCCTGATCGGGCGCGGCCGGGGGCAGCGGGTCGCTGATCGCCACCGGATCGACGTCGAACGACGCCGGCGGCGGGTTCCAGCTGATCGAGTTCAGCGGCAGGCGCAGACCGGCGGGCGAATCGCCCTCGGTCAGCACCAGTCGGCCCCGGCGTAACCGCCAGTCGGCGCTGGCCCAGCCGCTGCCGTCGTCGCGGCGGTGCAGGGGAAGCACGAAGGCCGACGGAGCGGTGACGGCCTCATCCAGCCGCGCCAGCAACTCCGACCGGCGCGTGTCGGCGTCGTCGGCCAGGTCGTCGTCGGGGATTACCGCATCGCCCGCCGGTAACCGGACCGCGGCGGCCAGCCGGGCCAGTGGGTCCTCGAAGGCCGGGCGAACCTGGGACAGGGGGAGTCCGAAGCCCGCTGCTATCCCGGCCAGCACGTCGTGGGCGGTGTCGATCTCGACCGGCTCGCGGTCGGAGGCGCCCCAGGGATCGGCCAGCAGTGCCTCGTCGGTCCACAACGGGCGGCCGTCGGTGCGCCAGTACAGCCCGATCTGCCAGCGCGGCAACGGCTCGCCGGGGTACCACTTGCCCTGATTGCGCTGCACCAGGCCCTGCGGCGCCCACTGCGCCTTCAACCGGGCAGCCAGGTCGGAGGCCAGCTTCCGTTTGTGCGGTCCGTCGGCGGCGGTGCGCCACTCCGGGTCGACCTGGTTGTCCACCGACACGAACGTCGGTTCACCGCCGATGGTCAGCCGGACGTCGCCGGCGGCCAGCCGCTCGTCGACGTGGTGGCCGACCGCGCAGATCGTCTGCCACGCGTCGTCGGTGTAGGGCAGCGTGACCCGCGGGTCCTCGTGGACGCGGGTGACGGTGTTGGAGAACTCCATCACCGAGCTGCACGGTTCGGTGCTTCCGGTGATGGGCGCCGCGGACGCCGGGTGCGGGGTGGCCGCCAGCGGGATGTGTCCTTCGCCGGCGAACAGCCCCGACGTCGGGTCCAGTCCGATCCAGCCCGCGCCCGGGATGTACACCTCGGTCCAGGCGTGCAGGTCGGTGAAATCGGCGGCCGGCCCCGACGGCCCGTCCAGCGCTTCGACGTCGGAGGCCAGCTGGACCAGGTATCCCGAGACGAACCGGGCGGCGAGCCCCAGCTGGCGCAGGATCGACACCAGCAACCACGCCGAATCGCGGCAGGAGCCGACGCCGCTGCGCAGGGTGAAGTCCGGGGTCTGTACGCCGGGTTCCATCCGCAGGCTGTAGGTGACGTCGACGTTGACGGCCCTGTTCAGTGCGACGAGGAAGTCGATGGTGCGGGTGCCCTCGGGCACCGAGAAGTTGCGCACCCAGGCCTGCGCCAGGTCCCCGGGCCCGGATCCTTCGCCGTCCTCGTCGACGGGACGCAGGTACGGCTCCAGGTCGTCGGCCAGCGACTTCGGGTACATCGACTTGTCCGGCTGCCAGGTCTCGGCCCAGTCTTCGATGAAGAAGTCGAACGGGTTGATCACCTTGAGGTCGGCGATCAGGCCGACGGTGATGGTCATTTCGCGCGTGGGCTTGGGGAACACCAGCCGCGCCAGGAAATTGCCCAACGCGTCCTGCTGCCAGTTGATGAAGTGTTCGGCCGGCTCGATCCGCAGCGAATAGGCCTCGATCGGCGTGCGTGAATGCGGAGCCGGGCGCAGCCGCACCACGTGGGGACAGACCTGGACCAGCTTGTCAAAGGTGTAACTGGTGCGGTGCTCCAGTGCAACTTTGATGCTCATAACCGCTGATCCCATCACAAGAGACAGCCGCCCGCAGCGCGCGCCTATGGTGGCTTGCGTTGCGGGCGGCTGTTATTCGCTTGTCAGGCCGCTCCGTGTGAACGGTCTGTTTCGGTCGCTTTACCGCTGGTAGCGGCGGGTGCCGGCAGCTATGAATACTGCTGCGGCGGCGGGTACTGCCCGGGCGGGGGGCCCGGCGGGTACTGGCCGGGGGCGCCGGGCTGACCGGGGGCACCGGCCTGCTCCAGCTCGGCGACGTGGCCGCCGGTCAGCTTGCGGTAGGTGTAGATCTGGACCAGCGCCGCGACGGGAGCTCCCACCACCAGGCCGACGTAGCAGGCGATCTGGCCGACGGCCACCGCCGCGTACTGCACCAGCCAGGACAACGCGCTGGGTCCCATGTTGGCGCGCACGGTCGCGAAGCTCGCCTTGATGGCGTCGATCGGCGAAAGCGACTTGTCGACGACATAGGGCACCGCGAACTGGGTGAAGAAGGCGATCACCAGCGGCCCGATGATGGTGCAGGACAACAGCGAGGAGGCGAGCACGATCAGCAGGGTCGTGAGCAGCACGCCGACCACATTGCGGGGCTTGAAGAAGGTCCCCATGCTGACCGGACGGCCGTCGGCGAGGTCCAGGCTGGCCGTGGTCAGACCCGCCTGCAGGAACGCCGCGACGACGAGAGCGAGGATGATGCCGACCGTCATCACGATCCAGCTGATCAGTCCGAAGTCGGTGGTGCTCGACTCGTAGCTGACGCCGTACCCGTAGTCCGTGGTGGTGGTCGTGGTCTCGGCGGTCGCGAACGCGATCCCGAGCGGGATCCCGATGACGGCGGCGATGATCAGGAAATAGATGCCGACCGGCGCGGCCAGCGCGACGGCGTTGTTCTTGAACTTGCCCCACGACCAGTTGAAGGCGTCGCCGACACTGAACGGCTGACCACCCGGGCCGCCGCCCAATCCGGCCTGGGGCGGGTAACCCTGTGGCGGGGCGCCGTAACCCGGCGGTGGCGGGGGAGGAGGCGGCGTGCCGTAGCCGGGAGCCTGGTAGCCGCCGGAACTCTGTTGTCCGTAGTCCGGCTGGGGCGGAGGTGCGCCGTAGCCCGGTGGCGGTGGAGGCGGCGCCCCGTACCCGGGAGGTGGCGGCGGAGGAGCGCTGTGACGCGGTTGGGGCGGGTAGCCCTGCGGGTTGCCGCCCTGAGGGTCGGCCGGGTTGCCTGGATATTCTGGCGGCTGGCTCATGGCTTTCCTAGGTGCCTCGTAGTTCGCTCTGGAAGATCGGGGCGTAGCAAACGGGAACTTAGCAAATGTGCGTCCCGGATGCTCGCATTGGTTGGCGGCCGGCTTGCCTGTCAGTGGCGTGTCCGCGGTGCGTGGTATGCCTGAAGTCGTGTCCGACGGTCTGTTCGACCTGCCCGGTGCGCCGCAATCGACCGACCCCGCGTTGAGCGTTTCGGGTGCCGGCGCCCCGCTGGCGGTACGGATGCGGCCGGCCTCGCTCGACGAAGTGGTGGGGCAGGACCATCTGCTGGCGGCCGGGTCGCCGTTGCGCCGCCTGGTTGAGGGATCGGGTGTCGCCTCGGCGATCCTCTACGGGCCGCCGGGAAGCGGGAAGACGACCCTGGCGGCACTCGTCTCACAAGCCACCGGGCGGCGCTTCGAGGCGCTGTCGGCGTTGTCGGCCGGTGTCAAAGATGTTCGGGCCGTGATTGAAAAGGCCCGTTTCGGCGTCCTCTCCGGTGAGCAGACGGTGTTGTTCATCGACGAGGTGCACCGGTTCTCCAAGACCCAGCAGGATGCGCTGCTGGCCGCGGTGGAGAATCGGGTGGTGTTGCTGGTGGCGGCCACCACGGAGAATCCGTCGTTCTCCGTCGTCGCGCCGTTGCTGTCGCGATCGCTGATTCTGCAGCTGCGGGCGTTGACCCCCGACGACATCCGCGCAGTGGTGCAGCGGGCGATCGACGACCCGCGTGGATTGGGCGGCAAGGTGACAGTGACGCCGGAGGCCGTCGAACTGCTGGTGCAACTGGCTGCCGGCGATGCGCGACGCGCCTTGACCGCACTCGAAGTGGCTTCCGAAGCTTCCGATCACGTTGGCGTCGAAACCATCGAGCAGTCGCTGGATCGGGCCGCGGTGCGTTACGACCGGGACGGCGATCAGCACTACGACGTCGTCAGCGCCTTCATCAAGTCGGTGCGCGGCTCGGACGTCGACGCGGCGCTGCACTACCTGGCCCGGATGCTGGTGGCGGGGGAGGATCCCCGGTTCATCGCCCGGCGACTGATGATCCTGGCCAGCGAGGACATCGGCATGGCGGATTCGACGGCGCTGCTGGTCGCGGTCGCCGCCGCGCAGACAGTCGCGCTGATCGGGATGCCCGAAGCGCAGCTGACCCTGGCCCACGCCACGA
This genomic stretch from Mycobacterium paragordonae harbors:
- a CDS encoding DUF2126 domain-containing protein → MSIKVALEHRTSYTFDKLVQVCPHVVRLRPAPHSRTPIEAYSLRIEPAEHFINWQQDALGNFLARLVFPKPTREMTITVGLIADLKVINPFDFFIEDWAETWQPDKSMYPKSLADDLEPYLRPVDEDGEGSGPGDLAQAWVRNFSVPEGTRTIDFLVALNRAVNVDVTYSLRMEPGVQTPDFTLRSGVGSCRDSAWLLVSILRQLGLAARFVSGYLVQLASDVEALDGPSGPAADFTDLHAWTEVYIPGAGWIGLDPTSGLFAGEGHIPLAATPHPASAAPITGSTEPCSSVMEFSNTVTRVHEDPRVTLPYTDDAWQTICAVGHHVDERLAAGDVRLTIGGEPTFVSVDNQVDPEWRTAADGPHKRKLASDLAARLKAQWAPQGLVQRNQGKWYPGEPLPRWQIGLYWRTDGRPLWTDEALLADPWGASDREPVEIDTAHDVLAGIAAGFGLPLSQVRPAFEDPLARLAAAVRLPAGDAVIPDDDLADDADTRRSELLARLDEAVTAPSAFVLPLHRRDDGSGWASADWRLRRGRLVLTEGDSPAGLRLPLNSISWNPPPASFDVDPVAISDPLPPAAPDQAVLVEPHNAPTTALVAEVRDGVLYVFMPPTEALEDFVDLIARIESAAAKVDTPVVIEGYGPPPDPRLTSTTITPDPGVVEVNVAPTASFDEQRRQLETLYAQARLARLSTESFDIDGTHGGTGGGNHITLGGVTPADSPLLRRPDLLVSLLTYWQRHPSLSYLFAGRFIGTTSQAPRVDEGRAEALYELEIAFAEIARLSAGGAAKPWVTDRALRHLLTDVTGNTHRAEFCIDKLYSPEGARGRLGLLELRGFEMPPHLRMAMVQSLLVRSLVAWFWEQPLRAPLIRHGANLHGRYLLPHFLIHDIADVAADLRAQGIAFETSWLDPFTEFRFPRIGTAVFDGVEIELRGAIEPWNTLGEESTATGTARYVDSSVERVQVRVIGADRHRYAVICNGYPVPLLATDNPDIHVGGVRFKAWQPPSALHPTISTDVPLQFELIDLTAGTSRGGCTYHVAHPGGRAYDEPPVNAVEAESRRARRFEAAGFTPGKFDLAGLREKQARFLTDIGAPGILDLRRVRTVQQ
- a CDS encoding replication-associated recombination protein A, which gives rise to MPEVVSDGLFDLPGAPQSTDPALSVSGAGAPLAVRMRPASLDEVVGQDHLLAAGSPLRRLVEGSGVASAILYGPPGSGKTTLAALVSQATGRRFEALSALSAGVKDVRAVIEKARFGVLSGEQTVLFIDEVHRFSKTQQDALLAAVENRVVLLVAATTENPSFSVVAPLLSRSLILQLRALTPDDIRAVVQRAIDDPRGLGGKVTVTPEAVELLVQLAAGDARRALTALEVASEASDHVGVETIEQSLDRAAVRYDRDGDQHYDVVSAFIKSVRGSDVDAALHYLARMLVAGEDPRFIARRLMILASEDIGMADSTALLVAVAAAQTVALIGMPEAQLTLAHATIHLATAPKSNAVTTALGAAMGDIKAGKAGLVPPHLRDGHYSGAAKLGNAQGYKYSHDDPDGVVAQQYSPDELVGVDYYQPTGRGAEREIGGRLERLRAIIRGRRGRS